tatataacttaaatcctatTGAAGAAAAAGTTTACATGGCAGCTATCATTTGGGTCGAAAGTTTATCTGTATATGCTGGCATTTACTTCTATAATATCCTTGAAGAGGATTAGCagtagaaaaaaatgaaaatagaacatcaaaattttgaattttattcagatcAACAAGACACCATTTTTCCATTTTACAAGGTAAATTCGCAGGGCTCATGAGTCTATCTTGATATACAATATCCATGTATTATTAACTCTAAAAAGTTTTctaaattcaatttaaaattccTAGTATCTAAGACGCAAACTACAGAGGAATTTATCTTTTCTCCAAAGGTAAATGAAAATCTTCTTCTGCACTTTCCATCAGAACATACTTCAATCATTGTCTGGAGTAATAATCTTCAAAGAGCTTATTTGTCTAACAAAACATATAAAGTCCCAGTAACACCTTAGTGCATTATTTCACTTTCTGTATTCCATCTTCAACTTGCTTTCTGACCAATCTAAACTCATTATTTGGCATCTTCAGTCAGCTTTCTTTTGAGCTCTTTCTTATTTACCTAATATAGAGAAAAGAACATCAAATTTCAGATTTGCTTTTTTATAGCCATGATTGTTTGGATTCAAATAAAATAAGCAAGGGGATATGAAAGAACAGTGGGAGATGACATCCTTTAAGTCGGGGTGGGGGAGGGAGTTTGGAATATCTAACCTTCCCCATAGCATTTCGAGGCAACGAGTCCCACAGAAGTAGACGAGTTGGTATCTGGGGTACAGTTATAAAGTGGCAAGAATTAGTTTAAGCACGTTACTACTTGGATACAAAGACATTGCAAGAATAGAAAATCAAAGAAACGATCTCAACCAAACAAGCACGAAATATGACCATGAATTCCTTTTCCCTAGGCCAAGTAGTTTCAACATTATGTTTTTCTTCAATCATTTGATCAGTCATGTAATGTACTAGGACAACTAAGTTCTTGGATACAGAATTTGATTTTGAAGCTCATTAACcggaaaacaaaaaaaacacgATTCATAGGCTCGAGTAAGAATTAACACCACAAAATAAGGGTGATACCTTGTAAGGGGCAAGTTTCTCTGTCGCCCAATCAGAAAGTTCTTGCAAGGTTAGTGCAGGCTTTAGCTCTTCGTCTCGTCTTCTTTTCACTTCACCCTCAGGCACAACTATTGTACATACCACTTCGCCATAGTCTTTGTCAGGCAAACCCAACACACAGCACTCTGATATAGTTGGATGCTGTGAAAAGGAAATTTGATTACACAGGATGAAAATGCTGACTGTCAAAATCTTAATTTCGACAGATATCTTAAAAGGGAACAATCAAACTTTGATAGAAATCAGAGGAAGTTAACATAAAAAGATAGACAAACAGCAACCTCCAGCAGAACTGCTTCAATTTCCAATGCTGATAATTTGTATCCACCAACCTTCATAATATCAGCATTGGTacctgaaaagaaaaaaatcaattttttttccaACAGATACAGTTTTGTCGCGGAGGAACTTTCATCACTCCATGATTTTATTAATTGAATAAAGAACAAGGTTGGATAAACTTAATAAGTAGAGCGTCTAATTAATCAAAACCTTATGTCttcaaaaaatatttgttttcttcAAAACTATACTGTAGAGTAACATAGAGGTATTTCTTTCATAGAGGTATTTGCATATCCTCTGACGACTAAAGTTCTTTGAACTACTTAGTGAGAAATTCCAGATATGTGTATGGCACATATACTTGCACTTCCCCATCCATTAGTAGATCTTACTACATTAGAAAAAGTGAAGTAGCAGACTGTCATTTTCACTTTCCCTTATCAGTTTGAGAAAGCAGTCACGAGGAGAACATTGTCATTTCATTTAGTTTGCAGACATTCAAAAGGGGGAAGGAGACAAGAATAACTTGATTGATTTCAGAGAATTTGCCATTCAAATTTAGTGCAGGTCATAAAAGTCTACTGGGGACATAATCTGCATGCAATTGGTAAAGTACGcgtaggaaaaaaatattttatgatCAGGAACTAGCAAGTAACTATCTTAAAGAAAACCATAGGCAATTGGTACATCactattagaaaatattttaaagaaaatcattGGAAGACAATATGCTTACGTCCCAAAATGATGTAATATCCGTCTTCATCAACTGTAACAGTATCTCCAGTCTTGAAATATCCATCCTCAGTAAATGACTGCTTGGTTACCTAGCAAATCCTCACATGGAGCAAGAGATGTTTAATACCAAGAAATGGCATTGGAAATAATCTATTTCAATTTGAAGAGCCACTGAGCCTTAAATGCAAGTACCAAGAAATGGCATTGGAAATCATCTATTTCAATTTGAAGAGCCACGTCCCGGGCGGGGGGGTTTAAGAAGAAGATAGCTTCTTTTAAAGCAGGAGTTGTTTAAGGAGTAGAACTACCAACTATGTAATGATTACCTTACCTCAGGTAGTTTCCAGTATTCTTTGAACAATGATGGGCTTTTAATGCCAAGCTCCCCAACTCCAGCTTTATCATTACTGCTCTCATCTTCCAAAAGAATTTTGGCCTATCAGAAACAAAGAAATATCAAGATTAATCAGATAAGACTTATAATAAAGAGGGGATGCATCTAATAAAATTCCTGGACTGCATTTATGGACTTTGTTCCAGCAACATGTTAGATGTCGAAAACCATAACATAAGGAACTCACTAACCTGCACACCCGGAAATGGCTTGCCAACAGTACCTCCTTTTCGCTTGCCTCTTATGGGATTAGAGATTGCCATCACAAACTAGAAGCAATTAACCATTTACATAAGCATGGATATTAAACGGTGAGCAGTCAAACAGCTTATGTACGAAATATGTGAATATGAGCACAATTACCTCAGTCATGCCATAACGTTCTGATAAGCGATGTCCGGTAATGGTTTCCCACTGCTGCATGACGGGCAGAGGAAGTGCAGAGGAGCCACTCATCTGGAAGCAGACATTATTGTTTTTTCTCATTTAGGACAATTAAGAAATATATTAGATTTGATAATACCACATTCTATACACAAAACAAccaaccaaaaagaaaaagtaatcGACTCATTCTACATGATAAGGTCCTAGTTCCGTTGTGTAGTCCATTCAAACAACATCAGCAAAGAAGAAAACGGCCTATTACCATAAGACGCAAGTGCCTTGCTGCTGAGGCAGAAGCTGCTTTAAGTTCTGGATCCATTGCTTCGTAACCTTGTATCAATCGCGCATACATAGTTGGAACCTGTaggattaaaatgataaaaacatcAATCTGAAAAGAGGAGTTGGACTAGAGGATCTGGTACCAAAGCTATTATTTGACACCATGGTGTTAGCAAATCCTAGCCAAGTACACACACAAATGCTATCCCTATCCATAACCCCAAATAACTTTAAGAAAGTAAAACTCAAACATTTCAAATGCACCAGATGATCTGACATGCCATAGGATTGCAACTATATTTCATTAATTTACTCAAAACAGACTTACTCCAGTAAACACCGTTATGGCATTATCGATTTTAGTCCCATCTGTAGGATATGATTCACGCCATCTCTGCCAAATTCCCCTCACACTGAATTTTGGCACGAAGTCGACCTTCAAAAACACAAAAGTAGATATGGCAACATGAACGTACCAATCAGACAGCATGTATGCTGTGGTGAAAACAAGTTTGAAGATGTGAAATTTCTTTGAGTAATTACCGTGGAACCTGCATAAAGAGGGGCCAGTAAAGCATTGAAAAGTCCATGCACATGTATAGTACAAGTTAAGAATCAACCAAATTTTAGTCCAAATGAGATTGTTTATCGCATTATCCCACACAAAAACATGTTGCAATTTGCAAAAGCAGGAAAAATGTAGACAACATGATTGGGAACAAATATAATGGGACTGAAAAATAATAATGGGACTGGATATGATGGAGTGGTAGACAGTGCAGAAATTGATCCTTGGACGTGTATTCCCATGCGTTAGCTAACATTTGGACCTGAAACAGCATAAACATGGACGGAGTTAAATTAGAGATAGCTTCCAGAGACCTGAAAGTAGTATTTTGTAGTAAAACTTCAATGAAGACAATTCCACCCCTTATGATATTACTGACAACTGAAACAAGGCATAAACAAGTTCACGGAAGTAAATGATATCAAAAGTTCTCCTTCAATTACAACCAGCAGTTTGTCCAAGGTGGTGAATTGGGTTACTTATCATCTCCCAGCAATACAAATAGTATCACACGTTTTATCCTATCTTCAGAATCAATAGAATACATATGTATTCACTGCTTATTTGAGGAAATAAAGAAGTGAAAGCAAACGTGCTTAATCAGACACCCCATGGTCTATGACAGGTCATCACGAGATAGAAGTGGAGTATTGCTAATTAGATCAATGAATTCGAGAAGCATGCATATTAAAGGCGAAGAATCAATCATATCAAGATCCAATAAAAGCCTGAGAATGATGACATCAAGTCTAGAACAGACATTAACCTGTGCTAAGACTCCATTGTGCGTGTGGACAACTCCTTTTGGTTTCCCTGTTGTACCACTGGTGTACAAGATAAAAGCAGGGTTCTCGCCTTGAAGATAACATGTACAGAACAAAGGAAAATAACATAGATGAGCTCCAAACATCTGAAACAGGGAAATAAATAACCATATCGAGCCACAGACAAACTACCCATTATCTCACCATAGGAATTGATTTCTAGCAGATTTTGTTGACCACCAGAAACCACGTCTTTTGACAGGTCATGCTCCGTTGACGAATGCACGTCGGGAATTGAAGGAATGAGAGATAACTGAGCACCAGTTTTTGCTGCAATTGTACTCATAAGTTCTTGGTGGTCTTCAGTACTCAAAATCATGGAGATGTCCTACAAATCAA
This DNA window, taken from Nicotiana tabacum cultivar K326 chromosome 15, ASM71507v2, whole genome shotgun sequence, encodes the following:
- the LOC107789300 gene encoding putative CoA ligase CCL8 codes for the protein MSSLKLLNYFLSYKSTPLHSCYSPLFYFPYIQFYRFSCPKNHSFISSQFRLFSSATSSISYMELVKEVASKGPESQQNIAIRADEKSYSYMQLISSARKISNLLSKLDLKTDKGIKENEHLNGTRVGIVAKPSAEFVAGILGTWLSGGCAVPLALSYPETELLHVMNDSDISMILSTEDHQELMSTIAAKTGAQLSLIPSIPDVHSSTEHDLSKDVVSGGQQNLLEINSYGENPAFILYTSGTTGKPKGVVHTHNGVLAQVQMLANAWEYTSKDQFLHCLPLHHVHGLFNALLAPLYAGSTVDFVPKFSVRGIWQRWRESYPTDGTKIDNAITVFTGVPTMYARLIQGYEAMDPELKAASASAARHLRLMMSGSSALPLPVMQQWETITGHRLSERYGMTEFVMAISNPIRGKRKGGTVGKPFPGVQAKILLEDESSNDKAGVGELGIKSPSLFKEYWKLPEVTKQSFTEDGYFKTGDTVTVDEDGYYIILGRTNADIMKVGGYKLSALEIEAVLLEHPTISECCVLGLPDKDYGEVVCTIVVPEGEVKRRRDEELKPALTLQELSDWATEKLAPYKIPTRLLLWDSLPRNAMGKVNKKELKRKLTEDAK